Proteins encoded together in one Kwoniella shandongensis chromosome 3, complete sequence window:
- a CDS encoding lipoyl synthase, mitochondrial codes for MLASISHASSSTRSRLALPVIRQFATASPSTVTPPKRRFEKLDDGLTFDDFVSGDVPSPTERVVLGNTKQPRLPSFLKHPIPTGASYSAIKKDLRGLGLHTVCEEAKCPNIGDCWGGGKGAATATIMLMGDTCTRGCRFCSVKTSKAPSPLDIHEPENTAEAISRWGLGYIVLTSVDRDDLVDGGAAHIASTISKIKQKAPSILVEALTPDFANKPVSTIQQVATSGLDVFAHNVETVERCTPFVRDRRAGFEQSLRVLEEAKKAATEAGKDLLTKTSIMLGVGEMEEEVHETLRRLRQSDVDVVTFGQYMRPTKRHMKVDRYVQPEEFAKWKEVAEGMGFLYVASGPLVRSSYKAGEFFIENVLKKRRAEAAERAAQFVATQGEASGTEAKA; via the exons ATGCTCGCCTCAATCTCCCACGCTAGTTCTTCTACTCGATCACGACTCGCGCTTCCTGTCATAAGGCAGTTCGCCACCGCCTCGCCTTCGACGGTCACACCGCCCAAACGACGATTTGAGAAATTGGACGATGGATTGACATTTGATGATTTCGTTTCGGGCGATGTCCCATCTCCTACCGAGAGAGTAGTCCTAGGAAACACTAAACA ACCGCGATTGCCTTCTTTCCTCAAACATCCTATACCGACAGGTGCCTCATACAGCGCTATCAAGAAAGATCTCCGAGGATTAGGTCTGCATACAGTTTGCGAAGAGGCGAAATGTCCGAATATCGGTGATTGTTggggaggtgggaaaggtgCTGCTACAGCAACTATCATG CTTATGGGAGATACGTGTACGAGAGGGTGTCGATTTTGTTCTGTCAAAACTTCGAAAGCACCTTCGCCATTGGACATTCACGAGCCGGAGAACACGGCAGAGGCTATCAGTCGTTGGGGTTTGGGTTATATCGTTTTGACCAGTGTGGAtcgtgatg ATCTCGTTGACGGAGGTGCTGCCCATATCGCATCAACAATATCCAAAATCAAGCAGAAAGCgccttccatcctcgtcgaagcTCTCACTCCCGATTTCGCCAACAAGCCAGTCTCGACGATCCAACAAGTCGCCACTTCCGGCCTTGACGTTTTCGCACACAACGTAGAGACAGTCGAACGATGTACGCCCTTCGTGAGAGATAGACGAGCTGGCTTCGAACAGAGTTTGCGAGTTCTGGAAGAGGCCAAAAAAGCGGCAACGGAGGCTGGGAAGGATCTTTTGACAAAGACTAGTATCATGTTGGgtgttggagagatggaagaggaggttcATGAGACTTTGAGGC GATTGAGACAGTCcgacgtcgacgtcgtcaCCTTTGGTCAATATATGCGACCTACCAAGCGACATATGAAAGTAGACCGATATGTCCAACCTGAGGAGTTCGCAAAGTGGAAAGAGGTGGCAGAGGGTATGGGTTTCTTATACGTCGCGAGTGGACCCCTCGTCAGGTCTAgttacaag GCTGGAGAGTTCTTCATTGAGAATGTGCTCAAGAAGCGACGAGCAGAGGCGGCAGAGCGAGCAGCCCAATTCGTTGCAACACAGGGTGAAGCGTCCGGTACCGAGGCAAAGGCATAA